CCCGCGGTGGGCCCGCAACCGCGCGCCCGTCTGACCGTTGCTCAGGCCGGCGCGGCCTCGGTGCGAAGCCGCTGCGCCGCGCCGTCGGCGGTGCGGGCGAGCTGCCGGTGCAGCACGGCCCGCAGCAGCTCGCGGTCGATCGGCTTCGTCAGGTAGTCGTCCATTCCGGCCTCGAGGCACCGCTCCCGGTCCCCGGCCATGGCGCTCGCGGTGATGGCCACGATCGGGACGCGCTCCATGCCCGACAAGGCCTCGTGGCGCCGGATCGCCCGCGCCGCCTCGTAGCCGTCCACGTGGGGCATGACGCAGTCCATCAGCACCACGTCGTACCGCCGCTCCTTGGCCAGACGCACCGCCTCCTTGCCGTCGGCGGCGGTGTCGACCCGGCAGCCGAGCCGATCCAGAAGCCTCCGGAGCATCTTGGCGTTGATCTCGTTGTCCTCGGCCAGCAGAACGCGCGTTCCGGCCAGCCCGGCCTCCGGCGGCGCGGCGGGCGTGTCGGCCTCGGCGGCGGGCCGCTGAGGGCCGAAGACGCACTCGCAGAGCGCCTCGCGGAGCTCCTCCAGGCGCACCGGGCGGGCGAGCCGGCGGTGGCCGGAGGGGACCATCTCGGGCACGAGGGATCGTTCGGGGACGACGACGACGAGCCTCGTCCGGTCGACCCCCAGCGCCCGGTGGTAGGGCACCGACGGATCGTCGGCGAGAAGGGCCTCGTCGGCGATCACCGCGTCGGGGGGGCTCGACTCGACCCGGGCCCGCGCCTCCTCCAAGGTCGGCGCCTGTTCGACCCGGAGGCCCCAGAAAGCGAGCCGTTCCGCGAGGATGTGGCGGGAGGGGGCGTGAGGGTCGGCGATCAGGACGCCCCGGCCCCGTAAGGGTGCGGGCAGGGCCGGCTCGCCGCCCGCTGCGGGCGCGGGAAGCCGCACGGTGAACGACACCGTCGTTCCCTGTCCGATCCGGCTCTCGGCCGTCAGCGAGCCGCCCATCAGCTCGACGATGCGGCGGCCGACCGAGAGGGCGAAACCGTCCCCCGTCCGGCTCGCCCGCCCCGCGCCCGGGCCGAACAGGCGGCGGAGCTTGCTGCGAGGCAGGCCGATGCCGGTGTCCTCCACCTCGAACCGGAGGATGGCCTCCCCGGACTCGGTCCGGCAGCCCTCCACGGCGAACAGCACATGCCCGGTGGCGGTGAGCTTGATCGCGTGCGCGCCGAGGGCGGCGAGGACCTGCCGGAGACGGTCGGGGTCCCCGACGACGATCTCAGGGGTTCCGGGAGCGAAACGGACCAGAACCCGCGGCCCGATCTCCCCGAGGCCCCGCGCCGTTTCGGCGGCCACCTCCTCCACGAGGCGGCGGAGGTTGAAACGCCGCGCCTCCAGCTCCAGGCCGTCGGCCTCGAGCCGAGCGTAGTCGAGCAGGCCGTTCACCGCCGACAGCAGGGCCCGGCCCGACTCCAGGATCGAGGCCGCGCACTCCCGCTGTTCGGGCCTGAGATCGCCGTCCAGCAGGAGCGTCGCCATTCCCATCACGCCGTTCAAGGGCACCCGGATTTCGCGGCTGAGCTCGGCCAGCATCCGGGCGCGCTCGGAGAGCGCGGCCTCCTTTCGCGCCAAGGCTCCGCGCAGCTCCGCGCATCGCGCCTCCAGCGCCGCCCGCTCGGACTCCCATCGCGCGCGATTCTCCTTCCAGAGGACCTCGACCCGCTCGACCAGCTCCTCGAGGCGGCGTGCGGGCGAGGCGTGCTCCGGCGGCACTCCGGCGAGCGCCGCCAGCCTCTCCGCCGCGCGCCGGACCCGGCCGTGCGGGAGGAGGCTCCGGAGCCGGGCGCCCACGCGGCGCAGCAGCGCGCCGGGGCCCCGGAAGCTACCGGATCGGGGTTGGGGCGGGGAGGGGGCCGGCCGGGGCGGTGTCGTGCTCGTCCTGTCCGACATGCGTCGTCCGTTCGAGAGCGTCCCGAGCGGTGATCCCCCGGGGCCAATATGGGTGGCCCAATCGGCACGCGCGAGCCGGGGGCCCGCTTCGGAACGGCTGCGGACCGGGGCGAACGCGTCCGGGCGGTGCTCCGGTTCAGCGCCGTGCCAGCGCGGCGGCGAGCGCCTCGGCCACCCGGTCCACCTCGCGCTCCCCGAGTCGGTTGTGGAAGGGCAGGGCGATCGTCCGCGCGGCCACCGACTCGGTGACGGGAAACATCCCTTCCCGGTAGCCGAAGCGCTCGCGATAGAAGGGTTGGAGGTGGATGGGGGGGAAGTAGGCCCGGCAGCCGATTCCCGCGGCGCGGAGACGCTCCAGGACGGCGTCGCGGCGTGCGGCGTCGGCAGGGGGCCGGAGCGCGACGACGTACACGAACCAGGACACGCGCGTGCCGGGCGGGGCCGGCGCCGGAAGCTCGATCTCCTCGATCCCCGCGAGGCGTTCCCGGTACAGGTCGAACACCCGCTGCCGCTGGGCGATGAAGTGCTCGAGCCGACGGAGCTGGCTCGATCCGAGCGCGCACAAGATGTCGGGGATCCGGTAATTCCATCCCAGCCGCTCATGGCAGAGCCACCGCCCGTCCGCCGCGCGGCCCTGGTTCCGGAGCGAGCGCAGGCGCGCGGCCAGGCCGGGATCGTCGGTGACGATCACGCCCCCCTCACCGGTCGTCATCTGTTTGTTGGGATAGAACGCGTACACCCCGGCGTCGCCGAACGTCCCGGCCATGCGGCCACCGATCCTGGTGCCCATCGCCTCGCACGAGTCCTCGATCACCCGGAGTCCTCTTCGCTCCGCGATCTCGAGGTACCGGGGCATCGGGCAGGGACGCCCGAAGACGTGCACCGGCAGGATCGCGCGCGTGCGGGGCGTGACCGCCGCCTCGGCGGCGGCCGGGTCGAGATCCCACGTCACCGGATCGATATCGGCGAAGCGCGGCCGGGCTCCTTCGAACAGGATGCAGTTCGCCGACGCGATGAAGGAGAACGGCGTGGTGATCACCTCGTCCCCCGGCCCGATGCCGAGCGCGTGGACCAGCAGGTGAAGACCCGCCGTTCCCGAGGAGACGGCCACCGCTTCGCGCGTTCCCGCGTACTCGGCCACCGCCCGCTCGAACTTCGCCAGCTCGGGCCCGAGGCTGAGCCGCCGCCCGCGCAGGACAGCGGTCACCGCGGCGATGTCCTCCTCGGAGATGTCGGGAGCCGACAGCGGGATCTGTTCCTTCACGGGGGCTGGTTCCTCCCGCCGGGGAGCGTCCGGCGGGGTAGGGTAGCAGCTCGGCCGGAGCCCCGGGTAACCGCCGGATACCGCCCGCCGGCGCCGGGTTACCATAGGCCGGGCCGGACCGGCGGCGGAGGGATTGCGATGTCCCGAGCGAGGGCCGACTGGAACACCTACTTCATGAACATCGCCCGGCAGGTCGCGACCCGCAGCACATGCGACCGCAAGCATGTGGGCGCGGTGATCGTCCGCGACAAGACGATCCTCTCCACCGGATACAACGGCTCCATCCGCGGCCTCGCCCACTGTGACGAAGTGGGCCATCTGATGGAGAACGGCCACTGTGTCCGGACGGTGCACGCCGAGGCCAACGCCGTGGCCCAGGCGGCCCGCCACGGCGTGTGCATCGACGGCGCCGAGATCTACATCACCGCGAGTCCGTGTTGGATCTGCTTCCGGCTGCTGGCGAACGCGGGAATCCGCCGGATCTACTACGGCGAGTTCTACCGGGACGCGCGGATCCTCGAGTTCGCCCGGGAGGCGGGGATCGAACTCGTCGACCTCACCGGCGGCGGGGACGGCGATCAGTCGAGGTAGCCGAGACTCCTCAGCCGCTCGAAATCGCCCTCCTCCATCCGGCCCCGCACCTTCTCCGCCTTCCGCGCCGGCCAGCGCTTCATCCACGCCGCCCACACGGCTCTCAGGCGGGCCGCGGTCGCCGCGTGTTCCGCGAGAACGCTGCGAGTCTCCTCCGGATCCGTACGGAGGTCGAACAGCGACGTGAAGCGCACGGGGCTGGACGACACGTACAGCTTGAACTCACCGTCGCGAACGGCGTGCGCCACCAGTCGCCGGCGCGCGATTTCCATCACGACCGGAACGGCCGCGGGCTTCTCGCCGCGCGCGAGGGGCAGCAGGCTCCGGCCGGCCGACGCGGCGGGAACCCCCACCCCGGCGGCCTCGAGGAGGGTCGGCCCGACGTCGAGGAGGCTGACCGGCCGATCGACCCGCCGGACGGTCGCCGTTCCGGGGATCAGCAGCAGGAGCGGAATGCGCACCTCCTGCTCGTACAGCCCGTTGCCGTGTCCCATCATGCCCCGCTCGAGGAGCGACTCTCCGTGGTCGGCGGTGAACGCGATCACCCAATCCCCGGCGGCGCCGAGGCCGCGGACCAGTTCTCCGACGGCGGCGTCGACGGCCGCGATCTCGCTGTCGTACAGGGCGACGAGGGCGCGCCGCTCCGATTCGTCGCGCCGGAGCCGGGGGTCGCCCCGCAACTCGGTCAGCGGCCGCCCCGCCCAATCGGCCACCCTGAGGCCGGCCGCGAACCGATCGATCCACGGAGAGCGAGCGCGGTACGGATCGTGCGGATCCATGTAGTGGACCCAGAGGAACAGCGGGCGGTCCCTTCCGAGCTGGCGCGCCAGTTCGAGCGCCGCCTCCGTCGCCTCCTCCGCGGGAGCCCAGTACCGCCGCTCGAAGCGTTCGAACCCCTGGGCGAATCCTGTCTGGGGCGAGAGATGGATGTTGGTCGACACGCCGGCCGTCGCGTAACCCGCGGCGGCGAACGCCTCCGCCAGCGTCCGGAGCTCCGGCGCCAGGCGGTCTTGCTCGACGAGCCGGTGGTGGCGGACGGTGCCGTTCACCACTCCGTGGGCGTGCGGCGGCAGCGAGGTGAACAGGGACGCCATCGCGGGAGGCGTCCAGGAGGAGGCGGAATAGGTGGCGGCGAAAACCGTCCCGCGCCGAGCGAGCCGCTCGAGGTTCGGCGTCGTGCGCACCGCGTAGCCGTTGAACGAGCAGTGGTCCGCCCGCAGCGTGTCGACCGTGACGAGGAGCACGTTCGGCCGCGCCGGCGCCGCTCCCGCGACGGGCGCGGCGACGAGCACCAGTGCCAGAAAGGCGCTGCGCACGGGACGTCTCCGGTCGGCCCCCGGGCCGCGGCTTCGCCACCATACCACGCGGCAGGCGCCGGGGACGCGCGGGGGCGGTCCGGCGCCCGCCCGTTGCGGCCGGCCTCGGCGCTTGACGCCGGCGCCTGGGCCCAGGATGATCGGCGGCCGCTCGCCCTCGCGGGCGGGTGCAGGAGAGACGCCGTGAAGATCACCGACGCGCTGCTGGGCGAACACGGGGCTTTCTACGCGCTGTTCGACCGGATCGAATCGAGGCTGGGCTCCGATCCCGGCTCCGCGGGGCCGCTCGCCGAGCTTCTCGCGGCGGCGCTCCTGCCGCACGCGCGGATCGAGAACGATCACCTCTTCGCCGCCCTCGAGCCCACCATGGGGCCGGCCGGGCCGCTGGCGGTGATGCGGGCGGAGCACGACGAGATCGAAGGAGCGGTGAACCGGGCCGCCAGCGAGGCGGACGCGGAAGTGGCCCGCGGGCTGCTCCTGCACGCCATCTCGGTGGCGCGCGAGCACTTCGCCAAGGAAGAGCAGGTTCTGTTTCCGATGGCGACCCAGGCGCTCGGCGAGGACAAGCTGGAGGAACTCGGCCGGGTCTGGGCCGGCGAGCGGGGGGTCCGGCTCGCCTGAGCTCTCTCAGCGCGTCCGGAGGCTCGTCAGCACCACCTGCTTCGCCCTGCCGGCCACGGCCCGGCGGGCGATCGCCTTCACCCGGATCGTCTTCAGCGTGCCCTGAGCGTTCGTTTCGATGCTCCAGCGCACCACCGCTTCCTCGTGCGAGTCGTCGACGTATCCGGGAACGTCCGCATCGAGATCGCCGCCGTCCTCGAGATCGGAGAAGGGCAGGGCGCGGAGCTGCTCCATCCGTTCCACCGCGAGCGCCCCGACCGTGCCGAGGTCGGCGCCCGCCGCGGAGGCGTGGGTGGCCTGGTAGTACATCGGGGCGGCGGCGAGGGCCAGCAGCGACAGCAGGAGCATCGCCACCAGCACTTCCACGAGGGACATGCCGGCCCGCGGGCGATCAGCTCCCGGCATGCCAGCCTCCGTCGGCCCAGTGCTCGACCTGGGTTCCTCCGGCGACGAAGAGCGTGACCCGGCCGTAACGCCCCCCGGCCGCGAGGACGACCTGCCCGGCTCCAGCGGTGACCACGCCTCCCGCGGAGTAGGTCGCGGCGTAACGGCCGTCGGGCTGGAGCTCGAACGTCACGGCGGCCCCTCCGCCCGGCGCGGCAAACCGGACTCCCTCGGGCAGGCGGGCCGAGGCGAGGACCGTGTCGTCGGTGGGATCGCCGGGCTGGTTCAGGTCGACGACCTGGACCTGTCCCTCGTCCGTGTCGACGATCACCCGGCAGCTCCGGTTCCGGTTCAGCGCCTCCAGGCGAGCCAGCTCGAGCTGCGAGCTCACGGTGTAGAGGGCGCTGCGAAGCTTCTCGCGGCGGATCCACTCCAGCGCGTAGTTGGCCGTCACCCCCGAGACGACCGCCAGCATGGTGAGGACCACCAGGATCTCGAGAAGCGTGACGCCGCGCTCCGGATCGGAGCGGTTCTTCCCTCGCGGCGACGCGGCCAATCCTTTCATTCCTCGGTCGTTCCTCTTCGAACGCGAATATCGGCGCGCCGGCCTCCCGGAACAACCGCCCCGGGTTGCCCCGCGCTTGCGAGGGTTCCGCCCGTGCCCGCCCGTGCCCGTGCCCGTCCGGCGCCTCGCCGCTTCGCACCGCGGCCACTGGCCCGCGGCCCGCGCCCGGCCCTAGGTTCCGGGGGGAGGGCAGGACTGGCGTGGAGCGGGCGCGGAGCATCGAGCGGATCGCGCTTCCGGCCCTCGTCGTGGCCGTCGCCTGCTGGGCCTACGCGCCCGCGTTGAGGGGGGAGTTCGTCTGGGACGACCGGCCGCTGATCCTGGAAAACGAGACTCTCGACCATCCGGAGCAGCTCGCCCGCTCCTTCGCCACCGGTTTCTGGGACACCGGAGAAAAGAACGATCGCTTCCGGAACTTCTACCGGCCGCTGGTCACGCTCAGCTACGCGGCGGACCGGGCCTTGTGGGGCCGGCATCCGCTCGGCTTCCACTTGACCAACCTGATTCTCCACGTCGCGTGCTCCCTCCTCGTGCTCGCGATCGCCCTGGAGGAGGGTCTCGGGCCCGTGCCGGCCGCGTTCGGGGCCGCCTTGTTCGCGGCCCATCCCGTCCATGTGGAGTCCGTGGCCTGGATCTCCGGCCGGACCGATCTCCTCTGCGCCGTCTTCGCGTTCGCCGCCCTGGCTTCGAGCGGGGGCCGCCGCCTGGAGAAAGCCGGGTACCGCTACGGCTCCGCGGCGCTGCTGTTCGCGGCGCTTCTTGCGAAGGAGATGGCGATCACCCTGCCCGGCCTGATCCTGATCCGCCGCTGCCTGACGGTGCCGGAGCCGAGCCGCCTGAGGCGGGCGCTCGCCCTCACCATGCCCCACTGGGCCGCGGCCGCCGCCTATCTCGCCATCCGCGCGACCGCCGTCGGCGTCGCCCCCACCGCCCTGCTCCCGCTGACCCTTCCGCAGTTCGCGGCCACCGCGTGCTTCGTTCTGGCGAGGTACGCGACGCTGCTCCTCCTGCCGGTCGGACTCGATGCGCACTACCCCTACGGTCCCGTGACCCCCCTGTCGTGGTCGGCGGCGCTCGGTGGCGCGCTCGTTGCGGCGGCCGGCTGGTGGACGGTTCTCCTCATCCGGCGCGAGCCTCGTACCGGATTCTGGTGCGCTTTCACCATCGCTTCCTTCGCCCCCGTGCTCGCGTTCGGCAGCTTCGGGGACGTGCTGATGGCCGACCGGTTCGCCTACATCCCTTCGCTCGGCCTCGCGTACCTGGCGGCCCGACTGGCGGCGTCGGTCCGGGCGGCCGCCCGCGGCCGCGCCGGGAAGGCAGCGGCGGCCGCGGTGGCGGCGGCTCTCCTTCTCGCCGCCGCCGGCCTGTCTCGCGCCCGCTGCCGCGTCTGGCACGACGACCTCGCCCTGTTCAGCGACATGGTGAGGACCTCGCCCGACTCGGCGCTGGTGCGCGCGAATCTCGGGCTGGCCTACATGCGCGCCGGCCGCTACCCGGAGGCGGCGCGCGAACTCGAGGCCGCCGTCGAGCTCGTCCCCGACTACGCGATCGCCCACAACAACCTCGCGGCGGTGTACGAGCGCCAGGGGAATCTGACCCGCGCCCTCGCTCATTACCAGCGCGCGCTCGATATCGAGCCCGGCCAGCTCGAGAGCCGGATCAACGTCGGCAGCCTGCTCGTCCGTCTGGGTGACCGGGAGCGCGGTCTCGCGATCCTGCGCGCGGCCGCGGCCCGGCATCCGCGCTTCGAGCCGGCCGTGGCGGCCCTCGCGGCGGCGCTGGAGGAGGTGGGCGACGAAGGGACGGCGCTGGCCCTTCTGGCGCGGGCGGAAGCGCTCCGGCCCGAGGATCCCCAGGTTCACTACCTCCGTGGCAAGATCCTGTTCGAGCGGGGCGATCTCCCCGGCGCCGCCGCGGCGATGAGGCGCTTTCTCGAGCTGTGGCCGGCCGACGACCTCCACCGTGCGGCTGCGATGTCCGTGATCCGCCGGGCGCGCCTGTCCGGCACGGTGGCCGCCGGGGCGGGCGGGATCACGCGGGTGCCGGCTCGGCAGCCGCGAGCGGCCGGCCGGCCGCCTTGAGCTGGGCGGCCAGCCCGATCTTGTCGACGGCCCTCGTGTAAGCCTCCTCGGGGGTGATGCGCCCCGCCTTGACGAGGGCCATCAGCGACTCGTTCAGCGTCACCATCCCGTACTTCCGCCCGGTCTGCATCACCGAAGGAATCTGGAACGTCTTCCCCTCGCGGATGAGATTGGCGACCGACGGCACGCCGATCAGGATCTCGAGCGCCGCCACGCGCCCGCCCCCGACCTGCCGGCAGAGCGTCTGCGAGACGACGCCCTTGAGCGATTCCGACAGCATCACCCGCACCTGGGCCTGCTGGTCGGCGGGGAACTGGTCGATGATCCGGTCCACCGTGGACACCGCCGTCGTGGTGTGCAGCGTTCCGAAGACAAGGTGCCCGGTCTCCGCGGTCTCCAGCGCGATGGCGATCGTCTCGAGATCGCGCATCTCGCCGACCAGGACGATATCCGGATCCTCGCGGAGCGCGGCGCGCAGCGCCCGCTTGAAAGATCGCGTGTGCCGGTTCACCTCGCGCTGGTTGATCAGGCAGCGGCGGTTGGTGTGGACGAATTCGATCGGATCCTCGATCGTGATGATGTGTTCGTCACGGGTGGAGTTGATGTGGTCGATCAGCGCCGCCAGCGTGGTCGATTTTCCCGAGCCGGTGGGTCCCGTCACCAACACCAGGCCCTTCGTCAGGCGGCACAGGTCGAGGACCGCCGGTGGCAGCCCCAGTTCCTCGGCGCTGAGAATCCGGGTCGGGATCGTCCGGAAAACGGCTCCGGGCCCGTGGCGGTCGCGGAACAGATTGGCACGGAAG
This DNA window, taken from Acidobacteriota bacterium, encodes the following:
- a CDS encoding deaminase; the encoded protein is MSRARADWNTYFMNIARQVATRSTCDRKHVGAVIVRDKTILSTGYNGSIRGLAHCDEVGHLMENGHCVRTVHAEANAVAQAARHGVCIDGAEIYITASPCWICFRLLANAGIRRIYYGEFYRDARILEFAREAGIELVDLTGGGDGDQSR
- a CDS encoding response regulator; the protein is MSDRTSTTPPRPAPSPPQPRSGSFRGPGALLRRVGARLRSLLPHGRVRRAAERLAALAGVPPEHASPARRLEELVERVEVLWKENRARWESERAALEARCAELRGALARKEAALSERARMLAELSREIRVPLNGVMGMATLLLDGDLRPEQRECAASILESGRALLSAVNGLLDYARLEADGLELEARRFNLRRLVEEVAAETARGLGEIGPRVLVRFAPGTPEIVVGDPDRLRQVLAALGAHAIKLTATGHVLFAVEGCRTESGEAILRFEVEDTGIGLPRSKLRRLFGPGAGRASRTGDGFALSVGRRIVELMGGSLTAESRIGQGTTVSFTVRLPAPAAGGEPALPAPLRGRGVLIADPHAPSRHILAERLAFWGLRVEQAPTLEEARARVESSPPDAVIADEALLADDPSVPYHRALGVDRTRLVVVVPERSLVPEMVPSGHRRLARPVRLEELREALCECVFGPQRPAAEADTPAAPPEAGLAGTRVLLAEDNEINAKMLRRLLDRLGCRVDTAADGKEAVRLAKERRYDVVLMDCVMPHVDGYEAARAIRRHEALSGMERVPIVAITASAMAGDRERCLEAGMDDYLTKPIDRELLRAVLHRQLARTADGAAQRLRTEAAPA
- a CDS encoding type IV pilus twitching motility protein PilT, with product MFDRGARALVLASGNPVSLELGGERRPVSRSAPTTAQIEALVSELAGPGALDRLAAGGADALRVERPGLPPVSVRAERRGDRLEVRLTPAGAPDAGPAAAEEPAIHGLFRAMLQAGASDLHLCSGEKPMVRVDGSMRRLDGPSALNAEEVERLLRPIAPPSNWKEFEETGDTDFAYEIPGVARFRANLFRDRHGPGAVFRTIPTRILSAEELGLPPAVLDLCRLTKGLVLVTGPTGSGKSTTLAALIDHINSTRDEHIITIEDPIEFVHTNRRCLINQREVNRHTRSFKRALRAALREDPDIVLVGEMRDLETIAIALETAETGHLVFGTLHTTTAVSTVDRIIDQFPADQQAQVRVMLSESLKGVVSQTLCRQVGGGRVAALEILIGVPSVANLIREGKTFQIPSVMQTGRKYGMVTLNESLMALVKAGRITPEEAYTRAVDKIGLAAQLKAAGRPLAAAEPAPA
- a CDS encoding prepilin-type N-terminal cleavage/methylation domain-containing protein: MKGLAASPRGKNRSDPERGVTLLEILVVLTMLAVVSGVTANYALEWIRREKLRSALYTVSSQLELARLEALNRNRSCRVIVDTDEGQVQVVDLNQPGDPTDDTVLASARLPEGVRFAAPGGGAAVTFELQPDGRYAATYSAGGVVTAGAGQVVLAAGGRYGRVTLFVAGGTQVEHWADGGWHAGS
- a CDS encoding tetratricopeptide repeat protein; this encodes MERARSIERIALPALVVAVACWAYAPALRGEFVWDDRPLILENETLDHPEQLARSFATGFWDTGEKNDRFRNFYRPLVTLSYAADRALWGRHPLGFHLTNLILHVACSLLVLAIALEEGLGPVPAAFGAALFAAHPVHVESVAWISGRTDLLCAVFAFAALASSGGRRLEKAGYRYGSAALLFAALLAKEMAITLPGLILIRRCLTVPEPSRLRRALALTMPHWAAAAAYLAIRATAVGVAPTALLPLTLPQFAATACFVLARYATLLLLPVGLDAHYPYGPVTPLSWSAALGGALVAAAGWWTVLLIRREPRTGFWCAFTIASFAPVLAFGSFGDVLMADRFAYIPSLGLAYLAARLAASVRAAARGRAGKAAAAAVAAALLLAAAGLSRARCRVWHDDLALFSDMVRTSPDSALVRANLGLAYMRAGRYPEAARELEAAVELVPDYAIAHNNLAAVYERQGNLTRALAHYQRALDIEPGQLESRINVGSLLVRLGDRERGLAILRAAAARHPRFEPAVAALAAALEEVGDEGTALALLARAEALRPEDPQVHYLRGKILFERGDLPGAAAAMRRFLELWPADDLHRAAAMSVIRRARLSGTVAAGAGGITRVPARQPRAAGRPP
- a CDS encoding prepilin-type N-terminal cleavage/methylation domain-containing protein is translated as MPGADRPRAGMSLVEVLVAMLLLSLLALAAAPMYYQATHASAAGADLGTVGALAVERMEQLRALPFSDLEDGGDLDADVPGYVDDSHEEAVVRWSIETNAQGTLKTIRVKAIARRAVAGRAKQVVLTSLRTR
- a CDS encoding DegT/DnrJ/EryC1/StrS family aminotransferase — protein: MVTRRRRAVSGGYPGLRPSCYPTPPDAPRREEPAPVKEQIPLSAPDISEEDIAAVTAVLRGRRLSLGPELAKFERAVAEYAGTREAVAVSSGTAGLHLLVHALGIGPGDEVITTPFSFIASANCILFEGARPRFADIDPVTWDLDPAAAEAAVTPRTRAILPVHVFGRPCPMPRYLEIAERRGLRVIEDSCEAMGTRIGGRMAGTFGDAGVYAFYPNKQMTTGEGGVIVTDDPGLAARLRSLRNQGRAADGRWLCHERLGWNYRIPDILCALGSSQLRRLEHFIAQRQRVFDLYRERLAGIEEIELPAPAPPGTRVSWFVYVVALRPPADAARRDAVLERLRAAGIGCRAYFPPIHLQPFYRERFGYREGMFPVTESVAARTIALPFHNRLGEREVDRVAEALAAALARR